A genomic stretch from Sinorhizobium terangae includes:
- a CDS encoding TldD/PmbA family protein yields the protein MSEMIDSAALEKQAAELVELARRAGADSADAVVVRGRSRSVSVRLGKVEATEASESDDFSLRVFVGRRVASVSANPGFDLKVLAERAVAMAKASPEDPYASLADSGRLATSYPDLDLFDGSEVSTEALTEAALAAEEAALAVFGVTNSSGAGASAGMGGLVLATSHGFSGSYMATRFGRSVSAIAGEGTKMERDYDFDSRLYFDDLRTAEDIGRVAGERAVARLNPRQVPTAKNVTVVFDPRIARGFVGHLAGAINGASVARKTSFLRDMMGKQIMKAGIEVTDDPLIVRGASSRPFDGEGVSGSKLSMVEDGVLRHWFLSTSAAMELGLETNGRGVRGGPTVNPASTNLALEPGTISRDDLIKSVGTGFYVTELIGQGVNMVTGEYSRGASGFWIENGEITFPVSEVTIASNLKQMFMALTPADDIDRKFGIAAPTLAIEGMTLAGT from the coding sequence ATGTCTGAGATGATCGATTCCGCTGCTTTGGAGAAGCAAGCCGCCGAGCTCGTTGAACTCGCGCGCCGGGCCGGCGCGGACTCTGCGGATGCGGTGGTCGTACGGGGCCGCTCCCGCTCGGTTTCTGTGCGGCTCGGCAAGGTCGAAGCGACGGAAGCCTCCGAAAGCGATGACTTTTCGCTGAGAGTCTTCGTCGGGCGCCGGGTCGCAAGTGTCTCGGCAAATCCCGGCTTCGATTTAAAGGTGCTTGCCGAGCGTGCGGTCGCTATGGCCAAGGCCTCGCCCGAGGACCCATACGCATCCCTTGCTGACTCCGGCCGGCTTGCGACATCCTACCCGGACCTCGATCTCTTCGATGGCAGCGAGGTATCGACCGAAGCCTTGACCGAGGCTGCACTTGCCGCCGAGGAGGCGGCCCTTGCCGTCTTCGGCGTCACCAACTCAAGCGGTGCCGGTGCTTCGGCCGGCATGGGCGGACTCGTTCTGGCTACCTCGCATGGCTTCTCGGGCTCCTACATGGCAACTCGCTTCGGCCGCTCCGTCAGCGCCATTGCCGGCGAGGGCACGAAGATGGAACGCGACTACGATTTCGACAGCCGCCTCTATTTCGATGATTTGCGAACGGCCGAGGACATTGGCCGCGTCGCTGGCGAACGGGCGGTCGCGCGCCTCAACCCGCGCCAGGTTCCGACCGCAAAGAACGTCACTGTCGTTTTCGACCCGCGCATTGCGCGCGGTTTCGTCGGTCATCTGGCGGGTGCGATCAACGGCGCATCGGTGGCGCGCAAGACGAGCTTCCTGCGCGACATGATGGGCAAGCAGATCATGAAGGCCGGCATCGAAGTGACCGATGATCCGCTGATCGTCCGCGGCGCCTCGTCGCGCCCCTTCGATGGCGAGGGGGTGAGCGGATCGAAACTGTCGATGGTCGAGGACGGTGTGCTGCGGCATTGGTTCCTGTCGACCTCAGCGGCCATGGAGTTGGGGCTCGAAACCAATGGACGCGGCGTTCGCGGCGGCCCGACGGTTAATCCCGCCTCGACCAATCTCGCCCTGGAGCCCGGAACGATCTCGCGCGACGACCTGATAAAGAGCGTCGGGACGGGTTTCTACGTCACCGAGCTCATCGGCCAGGGCGTCAACATGGTGACGGGCGAATATAGCCGCGGCGCTTCCGGTTTCTGGATCGAGAATGGCGAGATCACCTTTCCCGTATCCGAGGTAACGATTGCTTCCAATCTCAAGCAGATGTTCATGGCTTTGACGCCTGCCGATGATATCGACAGGAAATTCGGCATTGCTGCGCCGACCCTTGCCATCGAAGGCATGACGCTCGCCGGAACCTGA
- a CDS encoding 3'(2'),5'-bisphosphate nucleotidase CysQ, with the protein MSETARPLTPAWSEDLELILAAAIAAGDTALGYFRKTFDVRWKNEGRSPVSEADLAANDILKGRLLGARPDYGWLSEETDDDESRLSRESVFVVDPIDGTRAFIAGRELWCVSVAVVHRGQPVAAALYAPALGEVFQAIRDGEALKNGTAIAVRVPEREETLKVAMAEDLVGKLASPYREEIVRVQHVPSLAYRLAMIADGRIDGTIVKKNSHDWDLAAADLILARAGGALCGLDGLPLSYNRPIVTHGILGAGSRQALPALLAASRPLEPH; encoded by the coding sequence ATGTCAGAAACAGCCCGACCGCTCACGCCTGCCTGGAGCGAGGACCTTGAGCTGATCCTCGCTGCGGCGATCGCCGCAGGCGACACCGCGCTCGGATATTTTCGCAAGACCTTTGACGTGCGCTGGAAGAACGAGGGCCGCTCGCCGGTGAGCGAGGCGGACCTCGCCGCCAACGACATCCTCAAGGGAAGGTTGCTGGGTGCCCGACCCGATTATGGCTGGCTTTCCGAGGAGACCGATGATGACGAGAGCCGCCTTTCCCGGGAGAGCGTGTTCGTGGTCGATCCGATCGATGGAACGCGTGCCTTCATCGCTGGCCGTGAACTTTGGTGTGTGAGCGTCGCCGTCGTCCATCGGGGCCAGCCAGTTGCGGCCGCGCTTTATGCGCCGGCGCTCGGCGAGGTATTTCAGGCCATCCGCGACGGCGAGGCGCTGAAGAACGGAACCGCGATCGCCGTGCGCGTGCCCGAGCGCGAGGAGACGCTGAAGGTTGCGATGGCGGAGGATCTGGTCGGCAAGCTGGCTTCGCCCTACCGCGAAGAAATTGTGCGCGTTCAGCATGTGCCATCGCTTGCCTACCGGCTGGCGATGATCGCGGACGGACGGATCGACGGAACCATCGTCAAGAAGAACTCGCATGACTGGGATCTTGCCGCTGCCGACCTCATTCTTGCGCGGGCAGGCGGTGCGCTTTGCGGGCTGGACGGCCTGCCTCTGTCCTACAATCGCCCCATTGTCACGCACGGCATTCTTGGCGCGGGTTCGAGGCAGGCGCTGCCGGCTTTGCTTGCCGCCTCCCGCCCGTTGGAGCCCCATTGA
- a CDS encoding DUF4170 domain-containing protein, which translates to MAQESAKKQRLHLVFGGELTTLTDVHFRDLDKLDIVGIFPDYDSAHAAWKAKAQMTVDNAHMRYFIVHMHRLLDPEND; encoded by the coding sequence ATGGCTCAAGAATCCGCGAAAAAGCAACGTTTGCATCTCGTCTTCGGTGGCGAGCTGACGACGCTTACCGACGTCCACTTCCGGGATTTGGACAAGCTCGACATCGTCGGCATCTTTCCCGACTACGACAGCGCTCATGCCGCTTGGAAGGCCAAGGCGCAGATGACGGTCGACAACGCCCATATGCGTTATTTCATCGTTCATATGCATCGGCTGCTCGATCCGGAAAATGATTGA
- the waaA gene encoding lipid IV(A) 3-deoxy-D-manno-octulosonic acid transferase: MSSLRARLALSSYRWIGTAIYPLAWSYLAIRAAKGKEDPARRRERYGHASAPRPQGPLVWFHAASVGETVAVTPLIKEIRRRGISVVLTTGTTTSARVAAERLGSAVVHQYVPLDCKPAVSRFLDYWEPDLAIIAESEIWPMTIVELGSRHIPQVLVNGRLSDRTFARWKKRPSLAEALFENLALVIAQSEVDAERFRTLGALPVMVSGNLKVDTDAPPHDPKALKEYRQQIGARKSWAAISTFDGEEDAAATVHRALKDRSGLLTIIVPRHPERCDAVETALIARGLKVARRTRNDPLTPDVDIFLGDTIGEMGLYLRLTEVAFVGRSLFAEGGQNPLEPAMLGCAVLSGGNVQNFRETYQMLAKNGSAKIVRDVEMLAKGVNYLLGNDDMRRSMIDAGLESVQQMRGALTATIKGLEPYINPLVVKARLEPRMEG, from the coding sequence ATGAGCAGCCTTCGTGCACGGCTAGCGCTTTCCAGCTATCGCTGGATCGGGACGGCGATCTATCCCCTGGCCTGGTCGTATCTCGCCATACGCGCAGCGAAAGGCAAGGAGGACCCGGCGCGCCGCCGCGAGCGCTACGGCCATGCAAGCGCGCCGCGCCCGCAAGGACCGTTGGTCTGGTTCCATGCTGCGAGCGTCGGCGAAACGGTCGCCGTCACACCGCTGATCAAGGAAATCCGCCGCCGTGGCATCTCCGTGGTGCTGACCACCGGTACGACGACGTCGGCCCGGGTTGCCGCTGAGCGATTGGGTTCTGCCGTCGTACACCAATATGTGCCGCTCGATTGCAAGCCCGCAGTGAGCCGCTTCCTCGACTATTGGGAGCCGGATCTGGCGATCATTGCAGAATCGGAAATCTGGCCGATGACCATTGTCGAACTCGGCAGCCGGCACATTCCGCAGGTCCTGGTGAACGGCCGCCTTTCGGACCGGACCTTCGCGCGCTGGAAAAAGCGGCCCTCGCTCGCAGAGGCTCTCTTCGAGAACCTGGCGCTCGTCATCGCGCAATCCGAAGTGGACGCGGAACGCTTTCGCACGCTCGGCGCACTCCCGGTCATGGTGTCCGGCAACCTCAAGGTCGACACCGACGCTCCGCCGCATGATCCGAAGGCGCTCAAGGAGTATCGCCAGCAGATCGGAGCACGCAAGTCCTGGGCGGCGATCTCAACCTTCGACGGCGAGGAGGATGCCGCGGCGACCGTTCACCGCGCCTTGAAGGATAGAAGCGGTCTCCTGACGATCATCGTCCCGCGCCACCCCGAGCGCTGCGATGCAGTGGAGACAGCACTGATCGCCAGGGGACTGAAGGTCGCGCGGCGGACGCGCAACGACCCGCTGACGCCGGACGTCGATATTTTCCTCGGCGACACGATCGGCGAAATGGGTCTCTATCTGCGCCTGACCGAGGTCGCCTTCGTCGGTCGGTCGCTCTTCGCCGAAGGCGGTCAGAATCCGCTGGAACCGGCCATGCTTGGCTGTGCGGTACTTTCCGGCGGCAATGTCCAGAATTTCCGCGAAACCTATCAGATGCTCGCCAAGAACGGCAGCGCCAAGATCGTGCGCGATGTCGAGATGCTGGCCAAGGGCGTCAATTATCTGCTCGGCAACGACGACATGCGTCGCTCGATGATAGACGCCGGTCTCGAAAGCGTGCAACAGATGCGTGGCGCGCTGACGGCGACGATCAAGGGACTTGAGCCCTATATCAACCCGCTGGTCGTGAAGGCACGGCTGGAGCCGCGTATGGAAGGCTGA
- a CDS encoding HAD family hydrolase encodes MVASKTIVGILFDKDGTLLDYVKSWVPVNYELARIAAKGDEALARVLLQAGGMDPDSGYVAPDSLLAAGNTVEIATGMVGAGAPFTVEELTTLFDSLFAQSADYAVPVTDLGAFFAGLHAKGYRLGVASSDNERSIRETAKRFGFDGYLHYVAGYDSGHGVKPEPGMVLGFCAATGLAPHQVAVVGDNNHDMHMGRSAGVGLTVAVLTGTGSRQSLAAASDHCLADITELEAVL; translated from the coding sequence ATGGTCGCATCGAAAACCATCGTCGGCATCCTGTTCGACAAGGACGGGACGCTTCTCGACTACGTGAAGAGCTGGGTGCCGGTGAACTACGAATTGGCGCGCATCGCCGCGAAAGGCGACGAGGCGCTTGCGAGGGTGCTGCTTCAGGCGGGCGGAATGGACCCGGACAGCGGCTATGTTGCGCCCGACAGCCTGCTTGCCGCCGGCAATACGGTGGAAATTGCCACAGGCATGGTTGGCGCCGGCGCGCCCTTCACGGTCGAGGAATTGACGACGCTCTTCGACAGCCTCTTTGCGCAGTCCGCGGACTATGCCGTCCCGGTGACGGATCTCGGCGCCTTCTTTGCCGGCCTTCACGCGAAGGGCTACCGCCTCGGCGTCGCATCGAGCGACAACGAACGGTCGATCCGGGAAACCGCCAAGCGCTTCGGCTTCGATGGTTACCTGCACTACGTCGCCGGCTATGACAGCGGCCATGGCGTCAAGCCGGAGCCGGGCATGGTGTTGGGTTTCTGTGCGGCGACGGGGCTGGCGCCGCATCAGGTGGCGGTCGTCGGCGACAACAATCACGACATGCATATGGGGCGCAGCGCCGGCGTCGGTCTCACGGTCGCAGTGCTGACCGGCACCGGCTCGCGCCAATCGCTTGCCGCGGCCTCGGACCATTGCCTGGCGGACATAACGGAACTGGAGGCGGTGCTGTAG